The proteins below are encoded in one region of Paenibacillus sp. YYML68:
- a CDS encoding RluA family pseudouridine synthase, with protein MENEQQEPGIELEQVQEWLVQPEDAGERLDKFITESLEEDVSRTQVQQWIKDGHVTVDGRTVKPNFKLNGGEAIALTVPEPQELELAAENIPIEVVYEDADLIVVNKARGMVVHPAPGHYSGTLVNALLHHCQDLSGINGVMRPGIVHRIDKDTSGLLMAAKNDLAHTGLAAQLKAHTVKRQYVALVHGTVPHDTGTIDAPIGRDPKDRKLFTVTEKNSKHAVTHFLVLERFGDYTLLELKLETGRTHQIRVHMKFIGHPLVGDPAYGPSKSKGVLLDGQALHAAVLGFEHPRTGQWHEYEAPMPDDMVRVLDILKMR; from the coding sequence ATGGAGAACGAACAGCAGGAGCCCGGCATCGAGCTGGAGCAGGTACAGGAATGGCTCGTACAGCCAGAGGATGCTGGCGAACGATTGGACAAGTTCATTACCGAATCGCTGGAGGAGGACGTGTCCCGCACGCAGGTGCAGCAGTGGATCAAGGACGGTCACGTAACGGTCGACGGCCGCACCGTGAAGCCGAACTTCAAGCTGAACGGCGGCGAAGCGATTGCGCTGACCGTACCGGAGCCGCAGGAGCTAGAGCTCGCTGCGGAGAACATTCCGATCGAGGTCGTGTATGAGGATGCGGACCTGATCGTGGTGAACAAGGCGCGGGGGATGGTCGTCCATCCGGCACCGGGCCATTATAGCGGTACGCTGGTGAACGCGTTATTGCACCATTGTCAAGACTTATCGGGCATTAATGGTGTGATGCGGCCCGGCATCGTGCATCGGATTGACAAGGATACGTCCGGGCTGCTGATGGCGGCGAAGAACGATCTCGCCCATACGGGGCTCGCGGCGCAGCTGAAGGCGCACACCGTGAAGCGGCAATACGTCGCGCTCGTGCACGGTACCGTGCCGCATGATACGGGGACGATCGACGCGCCGATTGGCCGCGATCCGAAGGATCGGAAGCTGTTCACGGTAACGGAAAAGAACAGTAAGCATGCAGTTACTCATTTTCTCGTGCTGGAGCGGTTCGGCGATTATACGCTGCTGGAGCTGAAGCTGGAGACCGGACGGACGCATCAGATTCGCGTGCATATGAAGTTCATCGGCCATCCGCTCGTCGGCGACCCGGCTTACGGTCCGTCGAAGAGCAAGGGCGTGCTGCTCGACGGTCAGGCGCTGCATGCGGCGGTGCTCGGCTTCGAGCATCCGCGTACGGGACAGTGGCATGAATACGAAGCGCCGATGCCAGACGATATGGTACGGGTGCTCGATATACTCAAAATGCGATAA
- the lspA gene encoding signal peptidase II has product MKYYVLALIMLIADQVSKWYIVKNFELGETVPVIGEFFQITSHRNKGAAFGILQNQRWFFIVLTIFVVIGIIWYLRKTLQEGKRLLPTALGLVLGGALGNFIDRLLFGEVVDFLQFTFDFNFVGTPVYYIYPIFNIADSAIVVGAGLILLDALLEWRREKKMADAAGTGTASSNSTSSGSGEA; this is encoded by the coding sequence ATGAAATATTACGTGCTCGCGCTGATCATGCTGATCGCCGACCAAGTGTCGAAGTGGTACATTGTGAAAAATTTCGAGCTAGGCGAGACCGTACCGGTCATCGGCGAGTTTTTCCAAATTACGTCTCATCGGAATAAAGGTGCCGCGTTCGGTATATTGCAAAATCAGCGGTGGTTCTTCATCGTGCTGACGATCTTCGTCGTGATCGGGATCATCTGGTACTTGAGAAAGACGCTTCAAGAAGGCAAAAGGCTGCTGCCGACAGCGCTCGGTCTCGTGCTCGGCGGTGCGCTCGGCAACTTCATCGACCGACTGCTGTTCGGCGAGGTGGTCGACTTCCTGCAGTTCACGTTCGACTTCAACTTCGTCGGCACGCCGGTGTATTACATCTATCCGATCTTCAATATCGCGGATTCAGCGATTGTCGTCGGTGCAGGTCTAATCCTACTGGATGCCTTGCTGGAATGGCGCAGGGAGAAGAAGATGGCTGACGCAGCAGGCACAGGGACAGCAAGCAGCAACAGTACGAGCTCGGGAAGCGGGGAGGCATAA
- a CDS encoding TraR/DksA C4-type zinc finger protein produces MSYHSSSNSNGSLTSSQLQELKHKLTDEQRWLQEHLHSREHDGLADSLREQTNELSAYDNHPADLGSEMFERSKDIALLENAERHLTDVNEALDRMNDGTYGQCRTCGKPISFERLQALPTASYCVEHVPDPNESERRPVEEQLLQPPFGRTSLDERSEQNQFDGEDAWQIVESWGSSNSPAMAEDPNVSYDYNDMEIEADEHEGYVESFESFVATDLYGQHVTVVRNQAYHDYIHNGEGYGLLEPEPSALEDY; encoded by the coding sequence ATGAGCTATCATTCTTCTTCGAACTCAAACGGCAGCTTGACCTCGTCCCAGCTTCAAGAGCTGAAGCATAAGCTGACTGACGAGCAGCGCTGGCTGCAGGAGCATCTCCATAGCCGCGAGCACGACGGACTCGCTGACTCGCTTCGCGAGCAGACAAATGAGCTGTCTGCCTACGATAACCACCCTGCCGATCTCGGTAGCGAGATGTTCGAGCGCTCCAAGGACATCGCCCTGCTCGAGAATGCGGAGCGCCACTTGACCGATGTGAACGAGGCGCTCGACCGGATGAACGATGGAACGTACGGTCAATGCCGCACGTGCGGCAAGCCGATCAGCTTCGAGCGTCTTCAGGCGCTGCCGACCGCTTCGTATTGCGTCGAGCACGTACCCGACCCGAATGAGTCCGAGCGTCGACCCGTCGAAGAGCAGCTTCTCCAGCCGCCCTTCGGACGAACAAGTCTGGACGAGCGCTCCGAGCAGAACCAATTCGACGGTGAGGACGCCTGGCAGATCGTCGAGAGCTGGGGCTCCTCCAATTCGCCTGCGATGGCTGAGGACCCGAACGTATCGTACGATTACAACGACATGGAGATCGAGGCCGACGAGCACGAGGGCTACGTCGAGTCGTTCGAGAGCTTCGTCGCTACCGACCTATACGGTCAGCATGTGACCGTCGTACGTAACCAAGCGTACCACGACTACATCCACAACGGCGAAGGCTACGGTCTGCTCGAGCCTGAGCCATCCGCGCTTGAAGATTATTAA
- the ileS gene encoding isoleucine--tRNA ligase, whose amino-acid sequence MSKVDYGKTLNLLQTEFPMRGNLPQAEPKLQQQWEEAGIYKLVQGSRKGKPKFILHDGPPYANGDIHIGHALNKILKDIIVRFKTMQGYDAPYVPGWDTHGLPIEQAIANGGKVDRKKMSVSEFRDYCKDYALQWVEKQKSQFQRLGIRGDWENPYVTLQPKYEAQQIRVFGGMVNKGYIYKGLKPVYWSPSSESALAEAEIEYKDKQSTSVYVAFDVQDGKGKLPQDAAIVIWTTTPWTLPANLGISLHPEFDYAVVEANGRKLVLAQGLLEAAAKEIGWSNYNVLSTVKGSELEGVLCRHPFYDRTSLVMVGDHVTLEAGTGCVHTAPGHGEDDFVIGQRYKLGVLCPVDDQGHMTAEAPGFEGMFYEKANKAIVDKLQESGHLLQMSTITHQYPHDWRTKKPVIFRATEQWFASIDKFRSEMLEEIKRINWTPTWGEIRLHNMIAERGDWCISRQRAWGVPIPIFYCRSCNEPLVNETTIEHVAAIFEQEGSNAWFTRSEQELLPAGTVCSCGHTEFRKETDIMDVWFDSGSSHQAVLETREELQWPADLYLEGSDQYRGWYNSSLITGVAVTGQSPYKGILSHGFTLDGEGRKMSKSLGNTIDPNQVCDKLGADILRLWVSSTDFQADQRISDNILNQTSEGYRKIRNTLRFLLGNLSDFEPTRDRVAFSDLSELDRFAVIRLNRMADKVIKAYDSYDFHVVYQTIHHFCAVELSAFYLDILKDRLYANAAADVQRKAAQTVLYDALMAITKLIAPILPHTADEVWKHIPGAELPTVQVAYLPEVDASVFNDELEQKWESFIELRDDVLKALEEARKDKRIGNSLSAAVHLYPNAEAAKLLGSFERLDLLFIVSAVVVHEAGAAAPDGAHTFKSMAVAVTNAEGEKCERCWIVTPEVGHDDEHPTLCKRCSTVIREQA is encoded by the coding sequence ATGTCCAAGGTTGATTATGGCAAGACGTTAAATTTGCTGCAGACGGAGTTCCCGATGCGCGGCAACCTGCCTCAGGCAGAGCCGAAGCTGCAGCAGCAGTGGGAGGAAGCGGGCATCTACAAGCTCGTGCAGGGCAGCCGCAAGGGGAAGCCGAAGTTCATCTTGCATGACGGACCACCGTATGCGAACGGGGACATTCATATCGGCCATGCGCTGAACAAGATTCTGAAGGACATCATTGTCCGGTTCAAAACGATGCAGGGCTACGACGCTCCTTATGTGCCAGGCTGGGATACGCACGGTCTGCCGATCGAGCAGGCGATTGCGAACGGCGGCAAGGTCGACCGCAAGAAGATGAGCGTGTCGGAATTCCGTGACTATTGCAAGGATTACGCGCTGCAATGGGTGGAGAAGCAGAAGAGCCAGTTCCAGCGTCTCGGTATTCGCGGCGACTGGGAGAACCCGTATGTGACGCTTCAGCCGAAGTATGAGGCGCAGCAAATTCGCGTATTCGGCGGCATGGTGAACAAGGGCTACATCTACAAGGGGTTGAAGCCGGTCTATTGGTCTCCGTCGTCGGAGAGTGCTCTTGCGGAAGCGGAGATCGAGTATAAGGATAAGCAATCGACCTCGGTGTACGTCGCGTTCGACGTGCAGGACGGCAAGGGCAAGCTGCCGCAGGATGCCGCGATCGTCATCTGGACGACGACGCCTTGGACACTTCCTGCGAACCTCGGCATCAGCCTGCATCCCGAGTTCGACTACGCGGTAGTCGAGGCTAATGGCCGTAAGCTGGTGCTCGCGCAAGGGCTGCTCGAGGCGGCGGCGAAGGAGATCGGCTGGAGCAACTATAACGTACTGTCGACAGTGAAGGGCAGCGAGCTCGAGGGCGTGCTGTGCCGCCATCCGTTCTACGATCGGACGTCGCTCGTCATGGTCGGAGACCATGTCACGCTGGAGGCCGGTACGGGCTGTGTCCATACGGCGCCAGGTCACGGTGAGGACGACTTCGTCATCGGCCAACGCTACAAGCTGGGTGTGCTGTGTCCAGTGGACGATCAAGGGCATATGACCGCAGAAGCGCCAGGCTTCGAGGGCATGTTCTACGAGAAGGCGAACAAGGCTATCGTCGACAAGCTGCAGGAATCGGGTCACCTACTGCAGATGAGCACCATTACGCACCAATACCCGCACGACTGGCGGACGAAGAAGCCGGTTATTTTCCGAGCGACAGAGCAATGGTTCGCTTCCATCGATAAGTTCCGCAGCGAGATGCTGGAGGAGATCAAGCGCATCAACTGGACGCCGACGTGGGGCGAGATTCGTCTGCACAACATGATCGCCGAGCGCGGCGACTGGTGTATCTCCCGTCAGCGGGCATGGGGCGTGCCGATTCCGATCTTCTACTGCCGCAGCTGTAACGAGCCGCTCGTCAACGAGACGACGATCGAGCATGTGGCAGCCATCTTCGAGCAAGAGGGCTCGAACGCGTGGTTCACGCGCAGTGAGCAGGAGCTGCTGCCAGCAGGAACCGTGTGCAGCTGTGGACACACCGAATTCCGCAAGGAAACGGACATTATGGACGTCTGGTTCGACTCCGGCTCGAGCCATCAGGCAGTGCTGGAGACGCGTGAGGAGCTGCAATGGCCGGCGGACCTGTACCTCGAGGGCTCGGACCAATACCGCGGCTGGTACAATTCGTCGCTCATCACAGGCGTCGCGGTCACTGGACAGTCGCCGTACAAGGGCATTCTGAGCCACGGCTTCACGCTGGACGGCGAAGGCCGCAAGATGTCGAAGTCGCTCGGCAATACGATCGATCCGAATCAAGTGTGCGATAAGCTCGGCGCTGACATTCTTCGTCTATGGGTGTCGTCGACCGACTTCCAGGCGGACCAGCGCATCTCGGACAACATCCTGAACCAGACGTCGGAGGGCTACCGCAAAATCCGCAACACGCTGCGCTTCCTGCTCGGTAACTTGTCGGACTTCGAGCCGACGCGTGACCGTGTAGCGTTCAGCGACCTATCGGAGCTCGATCGCTTCGCAGTTATCCGATTGAACCGAATGGCGGATAAAGTCATCAAGGCGTACGACAGCTATGACTTCCACGTCGTGTACCAGACGATTCACCACTTCTGCGCGGTGGAGCTGAGTGCGTTCTACCTCGACATTCTGAAGGATCGTCTGTATGCGAATGCGGCGGCAGATGTGCAGCGCAAGGCAGCGCAGACGGTGCTGTACGATGCACTGATGGCGATCACGAAGCTGATCGCACCGATCCTGCCGCATACGGCTGATGAGGTGTGGAAGCATATTCCAGGGGCAGAGCTGCCGACTGTACAGGTCGCATACTTGCCTGAGGTCGATGCATCGGTATTCAATGACGAGCTGGAGCAGAAGTGGGAATCGTTCATTGAGCTGCGCGACGATGTGCTGAAGGCGCTCGAGGAAGCACGTAAGGATAAGCGGATCGGCAATTCGCTCAGCGCGGCGGTTCACCTGTATCCGAATGCAGAAGCAGCGAAGCTGCTCGGCTCGTTCGAGCGGCTGGACCTGCTGTTCATCGTCTCGGCCGTTGTCGTGCATGAGGCGGGGGCGGCTGCACCGGACGGTGCGCATACGTTCAAGTCGATGGCGGTAGCCGTTACGAATGCAGAGGGCGAGAAGTGCGAGCGCTGCTGGATCGTGACGCCAGAGGTCGGCCACGACGACGAGCACCCGACGCTGTGCAAGCGCTGTTCGACGGTTATTCGAGAGCAGGCGTAG
- a CDS encoding DivIVA domain-containing protein, whose amino-acid sequence MALTPLDIHNKEFGRSFRGYDEDEVNEFLDQVIKDYEALIRENKELQNQLASIQERLEHFSSIEETLSKTIIVAQEAADEVKSNAKKEAQLILKEAEKNADRIINDSLVKSRKVSVEIEELKKQASIYRTRFRTLVEAQLELLSKEDWNVLERSEQNES is encoded by the coding sequence ATGGCTCTTACCCCGCTCGATATACATAACAAGGAATTCGGTCGTTCCTTTCGAGGCTACGACGAGGATGAGGTTAATGAATTTCTGGATCAGGTCATTAAGGATTACGAGGCGCTGATTCGTGAAAATAAAGAGCTGCAAAATCAGCTCGCATCCATTCAGGAGCGACTTGAGCATTTCTCCAGCATTGAGGAGACGCTGAGCAAGACGATTATCGTCGCTCAGGAGGCGGCCGACGAGGTCAAGTCGAATGCGAAGAAGGAAGCGCAGCTTATTCTGAAGGAAGCGGAGAAGAATGCCGATCGCATTATTAACGATTCGTTAGTGAAGTCGCGCAAAGTTTCCGTTGAAATCGAGGAGCTGAAGAAGCAGGCGTCGATCTATCGGACACGCTTCCGCACACTCGTCGAGGCGCAGCTGGAGCTGCTCAGCAAGGAAGATTGGAACGTGCTGGAGCGTAGCGAGCAGAACGAGTCCTAG
- a CDS encoding RNA-binding protein produces the protein MAHDNIYVHFHPDEHRFVDQAAEWVARAEQHELKRTDFLDPRQAFIVTSLVNRSPDVHVRLDGGHPDAERKRALIAPDYRVLDDEDAGIRVIGVSSSDDTLAELDHGDYMGAILGLGIKRDKIGDIYVRPDGCHFLVSADIADYIVLHLNQVHRAHVSTELLPLDELQPTETKLEELVLSVASMRLDGIVGDVYRLSRAKALLPIKAGRCKVNWKQEEDPSKPLKQGDVVSMKGFGRFKLLEVEGQTKKGRYRIRIGKYA, from the coding sequence CTGGCACATGACAACATATACGTACACTTCCACCCGGACGAGCACCGATTCGTCGACCAGGCCGCGGAATGGGTCGCCCGTGCCGAGCAGCACGAGCTGAAGCGCACCGACTTCCTCGACCCTAGGCAGGCATTCATCGTCACGAGTCTCGTCAACCGCAGTCCGGATGTGCACGTCCGCTTGGACGGTGGGCATCCAGATGCAGAGCGTAAGCGGGCGCTGATCGCGCCTGATTACCGGGTGCTCGACGATGAGGATGCAGGCATACGCGTCATCGGTGTCTCGTCATCGGATGACACGCTTGCCGAGCTCGATCACGGCGACTATATGGGCGCTATACTCGGGCTAGGCATTAAGCGGGACAAGATCGGCGACATCTACGTCAGGCCGGACGGCTGTCACTTCCTCGTCTCTGCGGACATTGCCGATTACATCGTGCTTCATCTGAATCAGGTGCATCGGGCGCACGTATCGACCGAGTTGTTGCCGCTCGACGAGCTTCAACCGACCGAGACGAAGCTCGAGGAGCTCGTCCTCTCCGTCGCTTCGATGCGACTGGATGGCATCGTCGGCGACGTGTATCGGCTCAGCCGTGCGAAGGCGCTGCTGCCGATCAAGGCCGGGCGCTGCAAGGTGAACTGGAAGCAGGAGGAAGATCCGAGCAAGCCGTTGAAGCAGGGCGACGTCGTCTCGATGAAGGGCTTTGGCCGCTTCAAGCTCTTAGAGGTCGAAGGTCAGACGAAAAAAGGCAGGTACCGCATTCGAATCGGCAAATATGCGTAG
- a CDS encoding YggT family protein, with protein sequence MTGYILTLIEIYQYVLIAYVLLSWLPSARESFIGEMLGKLCEPYLGIFRKFIPPIGGMIDISPIVALIALRFIGQGLIVVLSYIIP encoded by the coding sequence TTGACAGGCTATATCTTGACGTTAATCGAAATTTATCAATACGTGCTTATCGCGTACGTCCTGCTCTCTTGGCTTCCGAGTGCACGGGAAAGCTTCATCGGAGAAATGCTGGGTAAGCTGTGCGAGCCGTACTTGGGCATATTCCGCAAATTCATTCCACCGATCGGCGGCATGATCGACATATCGCCAATCGTTGCCTTGATCGCGCTGCGCTTCATCGGTCAAGGATTGATCGTCGTACTGAGCTACATTATTCCTTAA
- a CDS encoding cell division protein SepF: MGVYNKFMNLIGLNEEEEVIERERIVEQTEDAEPPAQEQRKNKNNIVSIHSQKNVRVVLHEPRSYEETQEIADHLRSRRPVVVNLHRVRSDQATRIVDFLSGTVYALNGSISKIGPNIFLCTPDTVEIHGSISEILTSQEQQP; this comes from the coding sequence ATGGGCGTGTATAACAAGTTCATGAATTTGATCGGGCTCAACGAGGAAGAAGAAGTGATCGAGCGCGAGCGCATCGTCGAGCAGACAGAAGACGCCGAGCCGCCCGCTCAAGAGCAGCGCAAGAATAAGAACAATATCGTCAGCATACATTCGCAGAAGAACGTCCGCGTCGTCCTGCATGAGCCGAGATCGTATGAGGAGACGCAGGAGATCGCAGACCATCTCAGATCGCGTCGTCCGGTCGTTGTGAACCTGCACCGTGTACGTTCGGATCAGGCGACGAGAATCGTCGACTTCCTCAGCGGTACGGTATATGCGCTCAACGGCTCGATCTCTAAGATCGGACCGAACATCTTCCTGTGCACGCCGGACACGGTTGAGATTCATGGCTCGATCTCTGAGATTCTGACTTCACAAGAACAGCAGCCATAG
- a CDS encoding YggS family pyridoxal phosphate-dependent enzyme, whose protein sequence is MTQQSLLTNRIEEVQERVAAACGRAGRSPADVQLIAVTKYVSLESTGQVLDAGLTHIGENRWQDAAPKWEAFGNRGTWHFIGHLQTNKVKDVVGRFAYIHSLDRLSLAKEIEKKASALGIVVPCFLQLNVSGEESKYGMEPEALLPFVKELRSMSSIKVEGLMTMAPYESEPEETRPVFRALREWRDRLNEAAVLDYEVHGLSMGMSNDFEVAIEEGATWVRLGSVLVGKE, encoded by the coding sequence TTGACACAACAATCGCTGCTGACTAATCGCATAGAGGAAGTGCAAGAACGTGTAGCTGCCGCCTGCGGTCGTGCGGGACGCTCGCCCGCGGACGTGCAGCTCATCGCGGTCACGAAGTACGTGTCATTGGAATCGACCGGACAGGTGCTGGATGCAGGCTTAACCCATATCGGGGAAAATCGGTGGCAGGACGCCGCTCCGAAATGGGAGGCATTCGGCAATCGAGGCACGTGGCATTTCATCGGACATCTGCAGACCAATAAGGTGAAGGACGTCGTCGGACGCTTCGCCTATATTCATTCGTTGGACAGGCTGTCGCTGGCCAAGGAGATTGAGAAGAAGGCTTCTGCGCTCGGTATCGTGGTGCCGTGCTTCCTGCAGCTGAACGTATCCGGTGAGGAGTCGAAGTACGGCATGGAGCCCGAGGCGTTGCTGCCGTTCGTGAAGGAGCTGCGCAGCATGAGCAGCATCAAGGTCGAGGGACTGATGACGATGGCCCCCTACGAGTCGGAGCCGGAGGAGACAAGACCGGTGTTCCGTGCGCTAAGGGAATGGCGGGATCGGCTTAATGAAGCAGCTGTGTTGGATTATGAGGTGCACGGGCTGTCGATGGGTATGTCGAACGACTTCGAGGTCGCGATTGAAGAAGGAGCGACTTGGGTGCGTCTAGGCTCGGTGCTCGTGGGTAAGGAATAG
- the pgeF gene encoding peptidoglycan editing factor PgeF — protein MEPFIHRKGDNGCEWLELEPFQRAYPFASAGFTTRRGGASEGDFDSLNCGLHVADAPEAVVENRRRLAEALQFPFETCTYAEQVHGKEIEVVTRAKAGAGNDSRERALQAKDGFVTNERGVYLHALFADCVPLYFIDPIKKAVGLAHAGWKGTALGIAAALVETMSAAYGTKPRDVRAAIGPSIGSCCYEVDDKVIHRMERVLSDSATEGASASYYEELPDGKYKLSLQQVNRQIMIKAGILPSHIEISHLCTSCNTHTFYSHRKEKGRTGRMAAWIGLRDNEA, from the coding sequence ATGGAACCGTTTATACACCGCAAGGGCGATAACGGCTGTGAATGGCTCGAGCTCGAGCCCTTTCAGCGCGCATATCCGTTCGCCTCGGCCGGCTTCACGACACGACGCGGCGGGGCCAGCGAGGGTGACTTCGACAGCTTGAATTGCGGACTGCACGTTGCAGACGCGCCGGAGGCTGTCGTGGAGAATCGAAGACGACTGGCTGAAGCGCTACAATTCCCGTTCGAGACGTGTACATACGCCGAGCAGGTGCACGGTAAGGAGATTGAGGTCGTGACACGTGCGAAGGCGGGTGCAGGCAATGACTCGAGAGAGCGGGCGTTGCAGGCGAAGGACGGCTTCGTGACGAACGAGCGCGGCGTATATTTGCATGCGTTGTTCGCGGACTGCGTGCCTCTTTATTTCATAGACCCTATCAAGAAGGCGGTCGGTCTTGCGCATGCAGGCTGGAAGGGAACCGCATTAGGCATAGCGGCTGCTCTGGTGGAGACGATGAGCGCGGCGTACGGAACGAAGCCGAGAGATGTTCGTGCAGCGATCGGACCGTCGATCGGCAGCTGCTGCTACGAGGTGGACGATAAGGTGATCCACCGTATGGAGCGAGTGCTGAGCGATTCGGCCACAGAGGGAGCTTCGGCCTCGTATTATGAGGAGCTGCCTGACGGCAAATACAAGCTAAGCTTGCAGCAGGTCAACCGACAAATTATGATAAAAGCAGGAATATTGCCGTCTCATATCGAAATAAGCCATTTATGCACGAGCTGTAATACCCATACGTTCTATTCACACCGCAAGGAGAAGGGGCGTACCGGACGTATGGCAGCCTGGATCGGCTTGCGCGACAATGAAGCTTGA
- a CDS encoding YlmC/YmxH family sporulation protein → MKISDFQAKDVINIVDGKRLGHVSDLELDLRQGRIEAIVVPASTRFLGLFGGSSDLVIPWRNVLKIGADVILVKVEAAASFDPDGMESAYDYYSARDYRDYRGS, encoded by the coding sequence ATGAAGATTTCGGACTTTCAGGCGAAGGATGTCATCAACATTGTAGACGGCAAGCGGCTCGGTCATGTGAGTGATCTGGAGCTTGACTTGCGCCAAGGACGTATTGAAGCGATCGTGGTTCCGGCTTCGACGCGGTTTCTCGGCTTGTTCGGAGGCTCCTCCGATCTTGTCATTCCATGGCGCAATGTGCTTAAGATCGGTGCCGATGTTATACTGGTGAAGGTGGAGGCGGCAGCCAGCTTTGATCCCGACGGCATGGAGAGTGCCTATGACTACTACTCCGCTCGTGATTATAGGGATTACAGAGGAAGTTGA
- the sigG gene encoding RNA polymerase sporulation sigma factor SigG, whose translation MTRNKVEICGVDTAKLPVLTNVEMRELFVALQSNNERSAREKLVNGNLRLVLSVIQRFNNRGEYVDDLFQVGCIGLMKAIDNFDLSQNVKFSTYAVPMIIGEIRRYLRDNNPIRVSRSLRDIAYKALQIRDQLTNLNSREPTILEISEVLNVPKEDIVFALDAIQDPVSLFEPIYHDGGDPIYVMDQISDDRNKDVSWIEGIALREAMRKLNDREKMILSMRFFDGKTQMEVADEIGISQAQVSRLEKSAISQMQKHVKN comes from the coding sequence ATGACCCGAAACAAAGTCGAAATATGCGGCGTCGATACGGCAAAGCTACCGGTTTTGACCAATGTGGAAATGCGTGAGCTGTTCGTCGCCTTGCAGTCGAATAATGAACGCTCTGCAAGAGAGAAATTAGTTAACGGCAACCTGCGTCTGGTGCTGTCCGTTATTCAACGGTTTAATAATCGGGGCGAATACGTCGATGATTTGTTTCAGGTTGGCTGCATCGGACTGATGAAGGCGATCGATAATTTCGACCTCAGCCAAAACGTCAAGTTCTCCACGTATGCCGTACCGATGATTATTGGAGAGATTCGCCGATATTTACGGGATAACAACCCGATCCGCGTATCGCGATCGCTGCGGGATATTGCTTACAAGGCGCTGCAAATTCGGGACCAGCTGACGAATCTGAACTCGCGCGAGCCTACGATACTAGAAATATCGGAGGTGCTGAACGTGCCGAAGGAGGATATCGTCTTCGCGCTGGACGCGATCCAAGATCCGGTGTCGCTGTTCGAGCCGATCTATCATGACGGCGGAGACCCGATCTATGTGATGGACCAGATCAGCGATGACCGTAACAAGGACGTATCCTGGATTGAAGGCATTGCACTGCGGGAGGCGATGCGCAAGCTGAACGATCGAGAGAAGATGATTTTGTCCATGCGATTCTTCGATGGGAAGACACAGATGGAAGTGGCTGACGAAATTGGCATCTCGCAGGCGCAAGTATCAAGGCTGGAGAAATCGGCGATATCGCAAATGCAAAAGCATGTGAAAAATTAA
- the sigE gene encoding RNA polymerase sporulation sigma factor SigE: MLVKWKLKLQILYFRLMLLLGFKGDEVYYIGGSEALPPPLTREEEEYLLEKLPTGDAAIRGMLIERNLRLVVYIARKFENTGINIEDLVSIGAIGLIKAVNTFDPEKKIKLATYASRCIENEILMYLRRNSKIRTEVSFDEPLNIDWDGNELLLSDVLGTENDTIYRNIEEQVDRKLLHKALDKLSERERIIMELRFGLQNGEEKTQKDVADMLGISQSYISRLEKRIIKRLRKEFNKMV, encoded by the coding sequence ATGTTGGTCAAGTGGAAGCTGAAGCTGCAAATCTTATATTTCCGTCTTATGCTGTTGCTCGGGTTCAAGGGAGACGAGGTTTATTACATTGGAGGCAGTGAGGCGCTGCCGCCCCCGCTCACCCGCGAAGAGGAAGAGTATTTGCTGGAGAAGCTTCCTACAGGCGATGCGGCGATCCGAGGTATGCTGATTGAGCGGAACCTGCGGCTCGTTGTATATATTGCCAGGAAGTTCGAGAATACTGGCATCAATATTGAGGACCTCGTCTCGATCGGGGCGATCGGGCTGATTAAGGCTGTCAACACGTTCGATCCGGAGAAAAAAATAAAGCTCGCTACGTACGCATCCCGCTGTATTGAGAATGAAATACTGATGTACCTGCGGCGTAATAGCAAAATTCGTACCGAGGTGTCGTTCGACGAGCCGCTCAACATCGACTGGGATGGCAATGAGCTGCTGTTGTCAGACGTTCTCGGAACGGAGAACGACACGATTTACCGCAACATCGAGGAGCAGGTCGACCGCAAGCTGCTGCATAAAGCGCTTGACAAGCTGTCTGAGCGGGAGCGAATCATTATGGAGCTGCGCTTCGGACTTCAGAACGGCGAGGAGAAGACGCAGAAGGACGTAGCCGATATGCTCGGCATCTCCCAATCGTACATATCCCGTTTGGAGAAGCGCATTATTAAACGGCTGCGCAAGGAGTTTAACAAGATGGTATAA